A window of the Candidatus Berkelbacteria bacterium genome harbors these coding sequences:
- a CDS encoding response regulator, which produces MNQSVLLIEDCEEWREMFLSRLLAVLPVGVDVVAPTTAAETRQALAERQYAVLFLDESLGGEGWENLSSIWDLQEEVGRQLEGGARAFCASSDKMAYRQMVQYLNAEPSKAWSKRCLLKDTFDQERRQVLLPLLA; this is translated from the coding sequence ATGAACCAAAGCGTCCTGCTGATCGAGGACTGCGAGGAGTGGCGAGAGATGTTCCTCTCTCGGCTCCTTGCTGTCCTGCCGGTTGGCGTGGACGTCGTGGCTCCTACGACGGCGGCCGAGACGCGGCAGGCGCTGGCTGAACGCCAGTACGCCGTGCTCTTCCTGGACGAGAGTCTTGGAGGCGAAGGATGGGAAAATCTTTCGTCAATCTGGGACCTCCAGGAGGAGGTTGGCCGTCAGCTCGAGGGGGGAGCACGGGCGTTCTGTGCGTCGTCGGACAAGATGGCGTACAGACAGATGGTTCAGTACCTGAATGCTGAACCATCTAAAGCCTGGTCGAAACGGTGTCTATTAAAGGACACATTTGACCAGGAGCGTCGGCAGGTGCTTCTGCCCCTTCTCGCATAG
- a CDS encoding PIN domain-containing protein, with protein MTLDTNIIITLLKNEASLVKWFQQLQRDQVIFISSITRAELLSESKSTARQLARIARFLNSFHSVPLDDKIADHVASLRRAYSKLHVPDAAVAATAIIMGTPLASRDKVFRKIKELDLIVP; from the coding sequence ATGACGCTCGACACCAATATCATCATCACGCTTCTCAAAAACGAAGCGTCTTTGGTGAAATGGTTCCAGCAACTGCAGCGCGACCAGGTTATTTTCATATCCTCGATCACGCGAGCTGAACTTTTATCAGAATCAAAGTCAACCGCTAGGCAACTTGCTCGGATCGCACGATTTTTGAATTCCTTCCATTCTGTGCCACTAGATGACAAAATTGCCGATCATGTCGCAAGCTTGCGGCGCGCCTACTCTAAACTGCATGTTCCTGATGCCGCCGTGGCCGCCACTGCAATCATCATGGGCACGCCACTCGCCAGTCGCGACAAGGTATTTCGAAAGATTAAGGAACTCGATTTGATTGTGCCATAG
- a CDS encoding GNAT family N-acetyltransferase, which translates to MKGGGDLEIRTVSKSTLVDALRPHYQRFAIAILFGGDRLSCCDEVFVALEGEELLGAVTLAPKGEQMSGQPTIVALWVHPEWRRQGIARALLVRAIERMAERDLTPVRIDALSSKMSVLVNQLPEPLRQQVRLIETDLPVDSLLDL; encoded by the coding sequence ATGAAAGGAGGAGGAGATTTGGAGATTCGAACGGTTTCCAAATCAACGCTGGTAGACGCGTTGCGGCCGCACTATCAGCGATTTGCGATCGCCATTCTGTTTGGCGGCGATCGTTTGAGTTGTTGCGACGAGGTTTTCGTCGCCCTTGAGGGAGAGGAATTGCTCGGCGCGGTGACGCTGGCGCCCAAGGGCGAGCAGATGTCCGGCCAGCCGACGATTGTCGCCCTCTGGGTTCATCCGGAGTGGCGCCGGCAGGGCATTGCCCGAGCGCTATTGGTGCGCGCGATCGAGCGGATGGCGGAGCGGGATTTGACCCCAGTTCGCATCGACGCGCTCTCGAGCAAGATGTCGGTTCTGGTGAACCAATTGCCAGAGCCGCTTCGGCAGCAGGTTCGGCTCATTGAAACCGACCTGCCGGTCGATTCCTTACTCGATCTTTAA